The Pontibacter sp. SGAir0037 DNA segment ATGCAGCTACTCCTGTTCTATAACTGGAACGACTCTGGTCTTGTTATTACATTTTTTCTCCTGCCCGAATCCTTCTGGTGATGCTGTTGCGCTAAAATTTAACCTGTAAAAGAATAAGAAGCATAATGTGTGCAACAGTACAGGAAAAGGCTGACACAGGGTTCTGACAGCATCCATCTCATTTTACAATACCTCCTGCTTGGCTTTATAGAACAAATAGCACTTTCCGCCAGGCATTCTTAAATTCTGATTTATGTTTTTGCAGTGACTGAGGCTCTGGGATTACAACATCAAGAAGTTGCATCTACTATTACTCCCTCAGCTAAAAAAACCATCATGTCACAAAATTTAAAGTTCATCAATACCACCCAGTCTGCCTTCTTTGCCACGGTCCGGAAGCGGGTAGACTCTTATTTCAAAGAGCAGGGCATTTCCAAGAATGGAAACGTAAGGATTTGGGTGAAGGCAGCTTTCTTCCTTTTAAGCTTCTTTACGCTATATTTCTTCATCCTTTCCGGCTCCTTCAGTGCCTGGGCAACACTCGGCATGGCAGCAGCTTTGGGGGCATTTGCAGCCTTTATTGGCTTTAACATTTGCCACGACGCCATACATGGCTCTTTCTCCGGGAACAGCAAAATTAACAGAGTCCTTAGCTATCTCTTTTATCTTATCGGAGCTAATCCATACCTCTGGAATATCTCACATAACATTGTACACCATACTTTTACAAACATACCGGGCCACGATGAAGACATTGAGGTTGCCCCGGGTTTGATACGCTTAGATGAAAGCGAGAAAGTGAACAGGGTGCAACGTTACCAACACCTGTATGCTTTCTGGTTATATGGCTTGGCCTCCCTGTCCTGGGTGTTGCGGAAAGACTATGTAAAATTCTTTCAGAAGCAGATTGGGCAGCACACAAAAAGCCATCCTAAAAGAGAGTACTTCAACCTGTTCTTCTATAAGATACTGCATTACTTCCTGTTTATAGGCCTGCCTCTGCTGTTGCTGAACCTTAACTGGTGGCAGGCTGCGCTGGGGTTCCTGGTAATGCATCTGGCCGAAGGTATGGTAATGGGACTTGTCTTTCAGCTGGCTCACGTGGTGGAGGGTACTGCGTTCCCTCTTCCAAACAACCAGGGCAATGTGGAGGAGGCCTGGGCGGATCATCAGATGCGGACTACTGCCAATTTTGCTCCTCAAAGCTCTCTGGCCAGCTTCCTGCTCGGAGGCTTGAACAGGCAGATTGAGCATCACCTCTTCCCGAAGGTCAGCCATGTGCACTATCCTGCAATTTCTGTTATTGTAAAGCAAACGGCTCAGGAGTTTAACCTGCCATACCTGGAAAGCAAAAGTTTCTGGACTGCTATACAGTCTCACTACAAGGTGCTCAAAAAATTAGGAAAAGAGGCATACGAAAAGCAGACTGCTGGCATTGCCGCAATAAACCCTGCTTAATTCTTGTTTTTTATCGACACCTTTTACCAGTCACCATTTCCTGAAAGTACTTAAAAAAAAGGCTGCCCGACACTTTATGCCCGGGCAGCCTCTTTTTTTAAGCACTGGATAAACTAGGCCTGCTTTACCAGCTGCACTTCACCCTGAATCTTCAGTTCTTCGCCCAGCATGACACCACCTGTCTCAAGCGCTGCATTGTAGTTTATTCCCCAGTCTTTTCGGTTAATTTTACCACTGATAGAGAAACCAGCTTTCACATTGCCCCAAGGGTCTGTCGCGACACCATTGTTCTCTACCGTAAGCTTCACAGGTTTGGTAGTTTCCTTTATTGTAAGATCTCCGAACAGGTTGAAAGTGTCGTCGTCTACTTTTTCCACTTTCGTAGAAACAAACTTCATATTCGGGTGGTTTTCCACACCAAAGAAGTCGGCGTTACGCAGGTGCTCATCGCGCTGCGCATTACTTGTATCAATAGAGGCCGGGTTAATATTTGCCACTACTTTTGCACCAGCGAAATCTTCTCCGGCTGTTTCAGCCTCTACATCAAACTGTGTGAACTTACCTGTTACGTTGGAAATCATCAGGTGCTTAATTTTAAAGCCAAGTTCGCTGTGGGATAGGTCCAGTGACCATTTAGTTGTTGACATTGTTATGTATGCTAAAGTTAAAGTTATATGAAAAAATTAATAATGTTATATTTTCTAACACTGTTAGGTATAATGCAAAAAAAATTATGCCTTCATACTTGAGATAAAGCCACGTATAAAATCTTTCAGCACCATCTGGTTCATGTCTTCTCTGCCTTCCTCTGCTCCCATCATGTTAATAGATACTAGCCCGTGCAACATAGACCAGAAGGTGTGCAGCTTCAGAAACGGATCGGTATCGGGGCTGTTACCGGAAGCAATCAGTCCGTGAATAGGCTCCAGCACCAACTCGCTAAAAGTTGCCAGTTCGTTTATCTGGTTCACCTTTTCACAGGAAGGAATGCCTAACCCGTACATCACCTGGTAATAAGCCTTTTGACTGAAAGCGAATTTCCAATATGCATCTGCCATTGCCTCCACCTGCTTTTCGTAGCTGCCTGCACCTGCTTTTGCTTTAATCAGTTCCTGGTTCAGATGCTGAAAACCCTGCTTGGTTAACTCGAGCAGAATAGCTTCTTTATTAGCGAAATGATCATATATCACAGGAACGCTGTACTCAATTACCTCCGCAATTTTGCGAATAGAAAGCGCCTGCCACCCATCCTGTACGACAAGCTCCCAAGCTGCCTCCAGAATAGAAGAGCGTAGCTCCTCTTTGTGCCGTTTCTTTCTTTCTGCTATTCCCATTTTATATCTGTTAAATTACCTAACAGTGTTAACAAAAGTAAGAGTTCATTTTGAAATAACAAAGCTTAGTAGTATCATGCACCATATTTAATGCTGCCAGAGGCTGCTGCCTTTGTTGCAATATTTTATACTCATCCTTGGCGTAGTTAGCGAACTACGCGTAAAAACTTAACATTTAAACCAAAGCATTTTATTCGTATGCAAATAGCCATTACAGGAGCTACGGGGCAACTGGGCCGTCTCGTGGTTGAAAAGCTGAAAGAAAAAACATCCTCTGAGCACATTGTTGCGCTTGTTCGCTCACCTCAGAAAGCTGCTGACCTGGGTGTGGAAGCCAGGGAAGCTGACTACAACAAACTTGAAACACTTCACCGGGCACTGGCCAGCATAAATACATTACTCCTGATTTCAGGAAGTGAAGTGGGGCAACGTGCTGTACAGCATCAAAATGTTATAGATGCGGCAAAACAGGCTGGTGTGAAACGAATCGTTTATACAAGCATTCTACATGCAGATACTTCTTCCATCAGCCTAGCAGAAGAACATCGCGCCACAGAAGCTGCCCTGAAGAATTCTGGCATTCCCTATACTATACTTCGTAATAGTTGGTATACAGAAAATTACACAGGTTCCATTCCGGGAGCACTTGCGGGTGGTGCCTTTATGGGTAGCGCAGGCGAAGGCAAAATTTCTTCGGCTACCCGGTTAGATTTTGCGGAGGCCGCTGTTGCTGTTTTGACCACGGAAGGACACGAAGGAAAGACATATGAACTGGCCGGAGATGAAGCCTATACCCTCAGCGAACTGGCTGCGGAAGTTTCCCGCCAGACAGGTACTACAATTCCTTACAAGAACTTGTCAGAGACTGATTATGCTGCTGCACTCACGGGCTTTGGCTTACCCGAAGGATTGGCGCAGGCGATTGCCGGATGGGATGCCGCCGCATCGGAAGGCAACCTGTTCGATGACAGCCATCAGCTCTCGGCACTCCTCAACAGGCCTACCACGCCCTTATCTGTTGCCGTAGCTGATGCCCTTCAATCAAATGCAAAAGCAGAGTAATTTTTAGTATCTCGTTCTGATCTGCTACAGGATACAACACAAAAAAGCCATCCCGTTTTTTCGGGATGGCTTTTAACATTGAAGCTGTTCCTTAAAGCTGCGCACTGGCTACTTTAGCCGGCTTTGTGTCTTTAATGGTTGCTGTGTCGGGCTGGATGGGATACAGGAACCGCTGCACATCTTTTAGGTACTGCAGGCTGCCGTTTGGCAGATTACTCAATACAATTAGGGCGCTATGGTCTTTTTTATTGCGCATGAGGTATGTAGTATACCCATGCCACAGTCCACCGTGGTATACCACGCTGTCGCCACTTTCCAGGGCTTTAATTCTCCACCCGAACCCGTAGTCTTCGGTTTTCTTTTTTTCTGTACGGGAGCCTTTAAATGCCTCTTCAAGAGTTTCCCGCTTAACCAGTTTCTGGGTATACAATGCCTGGTCCCATTTGTAAAGATCTTCTACAGTAGAGTATACGCCCTTATCTCCGAGCACCGTATCTAAATAGTCGGTGGTTCTTTTCTGCCTGCCACGGGTATGGCCGGTAGCAAATTTTCCCATATAAGCAGTCAGATCATCGCTAAAAGTAAAAGTATGCTTCATATCCAGCCGCTCAAAAATGCGCTCCCGCAAAAAAGTAGAAAAGGGCATCCCGGAAGCCTCGTCCACAATAGCCGCTAACAGGCAGTAGCCTGTATTGCTGTAATCGAAGCGTGTGTTGGGAGTGTAAAAAATCTTTGGCTGGTGTTGAACCATCAGATGCACCACATCCTGGTTGGTTAAAGGCTTCTTCCGGTCCGGCCACAGCTCATCGCTGAAATAGGTATAGTTTGGCAGCCCGGATCGATGGGTAAGCAGTTGCCGTATGGTAACGCCTTTATAGGGGAAATCAGGCAAATACTGCTGCACACTATCATCATACTGGAGCTTCCCCTGCTCTTTCAGCATCATAATGGCCATTGCCGTAAACTGTTTCGACACAGAGGCCAGCTGAAAGGCAGTTTCGGTGCTGAGGGAATCCTTGCGGTAGAAATCTGCATAACCAAAAGCCCCCTTATAGATCACTTGGTCATACTTTGTCACCAGCACGGTACCGTTAAAGCCTTTTCTCTTGTGCAGGTGAGTGAAAATTGAATCGAGCTGCTGCCCCATTTTCCGGGCACTGGCCTCTGTAAATGAAGCAGGTATGTCAACCTTCTCTCTATCGTCGCCTCTTCTCCAGAAGGAGAAACTACTCTGGCCTTCTTCTTCGGAACCGGAGCAGGAAACTAAAAACAAACTGAATAAGGATGCTGTTAGGCACCGCACTAATGGAAATTGTACTTTTAAAAAGGTCATACCTGAAAACCAACACGAGAAACAGTAGCAAATATAATTTACATTACCCTCCATTCTCAAACTGTTCACTAAAAAATGAGCCTGGCCAATCAGTAATTTATCAGATGCTTCCAGAGCGCTTCATGCTGATTTTACCGGCACGACCTTTACAACTGGTAGCCTGCCTTTGCAAGGACTTGGTCGAGCCGAAGCATCAGCTGTTTCAGACTTTTCAGTTCGTTCAGTTCCTCTGCCTCCAACAGTAACTGCAGGGAGCCATCAGAGGCATGCAGGCCCACCAGCGGGTAATGGTTATGGATGTGTGAAAATTTCCAATCGTTCTTATAGATGAATTCTACCCGGAGCGGAAGCTGTCGGAGGAAGGCTGCCCATTCCTGTTTTATGGTAAAGTTACCGTAGGTGAGCGCGCAAAGGCTACAGGCATAGGTGGCGGGTGAAATGATTTTATGTGCAAAATCGGTCATTTTGTTAAATAAACCCGTCTCGGCATTGTAAACGAAAAGCAGTTTCGGCTCCATACATCTTCTAACTTATAATATTTGCTGCACCACTCTTATCAGGGCTTTGTCAGGCCCAGCCAATCCTGTTTACTAAAGTTTCTGAAAACACGATCATCAGATTGTACCAGGTTGGAGGCAAGTTTGGCTTTGTTTTTCTGCATGATCAGGATCTTCTCCTCCACTGTGTCGGGGCAAACCAGGCGCGCGGCTATAACGTTCTTCTGCTGCCCGATACGGTAACTGCGGTCGATGGCCTGGTTTTCGACCGCCGGATTCCACCACGGGTCCACAATAAACACATAGTCGGCGGCCGTTAAGTTAAGACCAGTGCCGCCTGCTTTCAGGCTGATCAGGAATACCCTTGTTGCATCATCCTCCTGGAACCGGCTCACTACTTCTCCCCGGTTCCGGGTGCTGCCCGTCAGGTAAGCATGTTTGATCTCTTCCTTTACCAGCTCCTTTCTGATCAGGTCTAGCATCGACACAAACTGCGAGAACACCAGTATCTTATGTGTTTTGGAAACAGCCCGTACCTGCTCCAGCAGCATTTCTATTTTGGCCGAAGATTCACTGTAAAGCCCATCCTCCCCCAGCAGCAGCGGCGAATTACATATCTGCCGTAACCTGGTAATGCCTGCCAGCACATGCACCGATTGCTTTGGAAGTTCTTCTTCTGTACTGGCCGAAATAAATTCCCGGAACTCTTTTTCGTATGCATCATAAATCTTGCGCTGCTCCGGCCCCATTTCGCAGTATAAAATTACTTCTGTTTTTTCGGGTAATTCCGTAGCTACTTCCTGCTTTGTTCTTCGCAGTATAAACGGACTGATCCTGGCTTGTAAGGCGGCGGAACTGCGCCTGTCTTTGAATTTATCTATCGGTATGGCATAGGTGTTCCGAAAGAAGTTTCTGGAGCCCAACAGGCCGGGACAGGCAAAGGAAAGCTGGGCATAGATATCAAAGGTATTGTTTTCGAGCGGTGTACCCGAAAGTACTATCCTGTTCCGTGACTGAAGCAGACGTGCTGCCTTGTATCGCTGTGAGGCAATGTTTTTGATATTTTGGGACTCATCCAGGAAAACATAATGGAACCGGTACTGGCGCAGGAAGCTTATATCTGAAACAAGGGTACCATAGGTAGTCATAACCACATCGTAGGAATCGAACGAGTCGGCGGTTTTAGCCCGGTCGGCACCATGTAAAACATACAGCTTAAGGCCTGGTGCAAACCTACCGATTTCAGCTTTCCAGTTATAGAGGAGCGATGTTGGCACCACCAGCAGATGGGCTCCTTTTTCTGGCCTGCCTTTTAACAGCAGCATGAAAGCGATTACCTGCACCGATTTCCCCAGCCCCATATCATCGGCCAGGCAACCCCCAAAGCCTGCGTTATCTAAAAAGTGTAGCCAGCTTAAGCCCTGCAGCTGGTACGGGCGGAGCGTTGTCTGCAGTTCTTCAGGTGCCGGAACGGCCGGTATGGTTTTTACATCTGAGAGCAGTCTGCTGTAATACGCCACCTCCTGTCTTACCTGCTCATCGAGCATGTGCTGCTCGTAAAGCTCGGCAAGTACAGTGTAGTTTGTTTTAGGTATTTTTAGAGTGTCCTCTTCTATGGTACCCGCTGCAAAATAGCTTTCGAATTTCCGGAGCCATTCTTCCGGTAAAATGCCAAGCGAACCGTCGCCCAGCTCAACGTACTTGCTCTTGTCTTTAACTGCACGGTGCAATTGCGTTAAAGAAGCTTTCTTTTTACCGTAGCGAACAGCCACTTCTGCATTAAACCAGTTCAGGCCACTTGCCACCTGTATATGAATGCGTGCTTTGTGCTGGTTCAGCTTATTTCCTTTAAGTTCGTTAAAGCCCAATACCTTTATGCCCTGCCGGTCCCAGGCGTCGAAGGCATTTAAAAACCAGTTCTCGTCCAGAAAGCAGTTCTTATGCAGGTAAAAGTAGGGCAGTGGGCTTTCGAGTTGTTCCATAAAATCGGGGTGCTGCACCAGAAACAAAGTCATAAGCGCATCCTCCGCCTCCTTGTTCCGCTCTACACCCAGTAATTCGCCGGTATGGTCCTGGATAAAAAGCGGCTTGGTAGAAAGTACAGACACTTCCTTGTCGCGGTAACGCAGCACAGGGTTCAGCATCACATAGTCCTCCATATCCGACAGATAGATCAGCCGCTCCGGCTCTTCGTTAAACCCCGCCTGCTGTAACTGCGATTTGCTGGCTGGCCGCAGGTAAGTATGTTCTATGGGTACATCGTCCTCCATCTGGGACAGCACTTCCACGTTAAACCTCAGAAATTCGTCGGGAGGCAGCACAATGTCATGCTGTTGTTTTCTGAAGTAGCCAATGGAATCCATCAGGTTCTGCTTCTCACTAAAGTACCAGAGGTTGTCCAGTACCAGGAAGTAATCAAACTTTAACTGAATGCGGCTTAAAGGACAAAAAGATCCGTTAATTTTTACGGCTCCTTTTACAGTATAGAAGTCTTCGTCTAAACTTACCTGTATCTTGAAATCGATGGCCGGCTGACTTACCTGAACCGGAAAAATGGACCGGCTGGTAATTTTTTCAGAAATACTGCTATCGTGCAGGTAAAAAGCATAGTTAAAAGGGTTGTTCACCAACGACTGCAGGGCCATAAAATCTGTGGCAGATTTTTCGTAAAAATTCTGCAGCTTCATAATGGCGGTGTAAAACTTCAGTTCCTCCGGTTGCTGCGTCTGCCAGGCAAGTTCGATCGGGTTCAGAATGGTAATCGGGTTCTTCAGCTCGCCCGCATGGCTTACCTGCACCTCGGCCAACTGGGCACTAAACAGGTTATAGTACCTGTGCTTGCCTATCACAATTATAACCTGCTTCTCCGATGGCTGCGCAATTGGTTTACTTTGTACAGAAAGGAAGTGTTTGAAAGCCGCCTCACCCGTATTGTTTCTCCGTGTGAATCCTTCGTAAGCTGTCACCTTCCCCGAAGGTTCATAAGCAGTATCGTGCTGTTCCATGTGATGATAAACTTCCAACCGGCCTCCTAAAGCTGCACCTGCAAAATTACTCCGCTCGCTTTTCCCCAGGGTGGTAAGTTGCTTTAGCTCGTTTCTCTACATCCTCGCGGTAGTAGGCGACATCCTTAAAGGCAACGTCCGCATACCGCTGGGCCTGGTCGTCGAAATGCGGTGAGTCCGGGTTACCGCTTTGTCCGCCGGCCAGCATGCTTTTTGCTTTCACTTTCTCGCCGAACTCGACTACCGCTACAAAGCTGTTGCCGGAGGTGCCGTAAAGCCGTTTGGTATCGTACGCACTAGCGCCATACGAAGCCAGTGCCCCCCAATTTCCGGATGCCATGCCTATCGGCAGGCTCGGCAGGTTATCATTGAAAGGCTGCTTAATTTCACCGTTGATGCGCTGATAACGGTTTATTTCTCCCCAGGGAGTATTCCACTGGCCAAAGTCTTTCTCCAGTTGGCTGACTGTCTGGGCAAAAATATCCAGCCGCTCTTTGGCAGGCGCTGTAGCTGCATAGTACCGGAACCGCTCCATCAGGTTAAGGCCATTGGGCGCACTGCCGCTTTTCAGTAGGGTGGTTGCATAAAAATGAGCCAGCGACATGGCCACCGATTCTTTAGAAACAGCAAAATCCCATTTGCGCATTACCTCCACGGCCTCCTTCAGTTTCGGATCACGGGTGCCTTGCTGATCATATGCCTTTACCAGCCCCGGTATCAGCACCTCAAATCCGGGCAGGTAAGGATCGTAGGCAAGCTGTATCAGCTTATCAAGCGTCAGGTTATCGGCTTTCTCCAGCAGTCGGATGGCATGCACGCCACGAAAGTTTTCAGGAGACTGCGACATGTAAACCGGGTAATCCTGCGGTTTCGGACTATAGGCTCCTGCACTTGTAAAAGGTGTGGAATTGCAGTTCTGAATCCAGCCGTTCGGCGGGTTGATAACACGTATGGTTTCTTCCAGAGAATGTAATCCCTGCCAGTCGGTTTTCGGGTTACTTCCATCCACGGGTTTGGTATAGTTAAAAGAAGTATCGCGTATCGGAAAGAAGTTACCATGGTAATAAGCAATGTTGCCATCTGCATCGGCATACACGGTTCCGTTAGACGAGTTGGTGCGCAGCTGCATCATTTCATTAAACTCTTTCAGATTGCTTTTCTTGGTCCGGGTGTAGGACTGCGTCAGGGCTTCCACCGGCTTCCACATCAGGGCCGTTGCCACCCATTTATCTCCATTCTGATGCGTAATAGGCCCGTGGTGGGTTCTGAACGTCGTAAAAGTCTTCTGCTTCAGTTCATCTCCATCTTTGTAAGCCAGCGTTACTTCAGCAGTGGCAACAGGTCTTTTTTCATCTCCGTAGCGGTAATAGAACTTGCCATTTTCTTTGATAACCGTCTCTTCAAATTCATCTATTACATCGGCATAAGCGGATGTATGCATCCAGCCGGTTTTTTCGTTAAAGCCCTGGTAAATAAAGAACTGACCCCAGGTAACGGCTCCGTAAGCATTCAAGCCTTCTTCACTGACAGCATGCACTTCTCCTCTGAAGAAAAAAGAGGTATGCGGATTAATGAGCAGCATAGCATTACCCGATGCCGTGTGCTTACCTGAAATGGTAAAGCCGTTCGATCCCTTAGGCTCCTCGAGCAAGGCCGGGTGCACAAGGCCATCGCCGTGCTTGTTCAGTCCAAGCGATTTGTTTTCTTCATAGAAAGCCTTTATCCTTTTAGTGGAAACACTTTCGATATCACCGCCGATAGAACCTTCGCTGAAGTACATCGGCATCCAGGGTTCGAAACGGGTAAGTAGTTTGGGCTTAACCTCCGGATGGGTATAGAGGTAGTAGTTAATGCCGTCGGCAAAGGCACGGCAAAGCGCCTTCAGCCACTCCGGGCTTTCCTCGTAGTGCTGCATGGCCTCTTCCTGCGACATATATAACCTGGCGCGCAGGTCGCTATAAAGCATTTCCTCTCCTTCTACCTCTGCCAGCCTGCCGATAGCCCAGGTATAGTTACGCTCTACTCTGTTAAAATCATCTTCGCACTGTGCATACAACAGTCCGAAAACAGCATCGGCATCTGATTTACCGTACACATGCGGCACACCGAAATCATCGCGTATAATGGTAACCCGGGAAGCCTGCTCCTCCCATTTTTTCACCTCGGAGCCGGTGGTTGTTTTTTCTGCCACCGAACAGGAGAAAAGCAGGGCAACAAAAAGAAGTATTTGGCTGGTAGTCTTTACAATGTATTTCATGAGTTCTCTTAAAGAAACAGAAGAACTCCCAATTTAAGCAGTTTTGCTAAAAAATACACTTTAAAGTATACTCCGAAACAGAAAAGGCAGCTTTGCCTTACCCGATTGCTTCGTTCAGGCCGGGCAGCCTGCCGAAACGGTGCAAGGTGGCAATATGAGAGCGTAAGGCATCGCCAAAGGTCTTATTCTCCATATAAGGGATGTTGAACTCAGCGGCTGTTTCTCTCACAATTTCAGAAATGGCAGGATAATGCACATGGCAGACCTTGGGGAAAAGGTGGTGCTCGATCTGATAATTCAGCCCCCCCACATACCAGGACAACCACTTATTGTTACGTGAAAAGTTTACTGTGGTGTGCAGCTGGTGTATGGCCCAGTCGTTTTCGATATTCCCGTTGCTATCCGGCCTCGGATGGCTGGTACCCTCTACCGTATGCGCCAGCTGAAAAATAACTGTCAGCACGATGCCTGCCACAAAATGCATAAGCAGGAAGCCCGCCAGAACCTCCAGAAACGGGATGCCATATACAAGGGTAGGTACAACCAGAATTACAGAAAAGTACACCAGCTTCATCAGGATCAGCTTCAGCAACATCACCTGGTTTTTTTCTTTGGAATTCGGGTTCACGCCTTTCCTGATAAACAGGAAGTACTGCACAAAATCTTTGGCCAGCACCCAGTACAGCGTTAGTAAACCATAGAACAGAAACGCATATACCCACTGCAGCTGATGATAAAACCTGATAGATGTATGCGGCGAAAACCGGAGCACCAGCCTGTCCTGTATGTCTTCGTCCATATCAACTACATTGGTATAGGTATGATGCAGAATATTATGCTGCAGCTTCCAGTTAAAAGCGGAGCCGCCCACCAGGTTCAGTGTGTGGCCCATCCAGCTGTTAACGGCCTGGTTAGAAGAGTAGGCGCCATGGTTGGCATCGTGCATCACGCTCATCCCTATACCAGCTACGCCAAGTCCCATCATAAACCATAAGAACAGGCTCAGAGGTAAACCAGGCGTAAAACTTAGTAACAGCATAAAAGGCAGAATATAACATGCTAGCAGAGCTACACTCTTAACTACCATTTTGGCGTTGGCATTCCGGGAGATTTGGTTCTCTTTAAAATAAGCGTCCACTCTTCTGCGGAGCGTAAGGAAAAACAAGTTCCTGTCTTTGCTTACAAATTTTATTCTACCATCGGGTTTCATATTTTCTGGAATAGGTGTTGGTATCGTCTTTAGCTGGCAAGCTTCACATTTACTGCATTCAGGCCTTTTAACCCTTTTTCCACTTCAAAGCTTACTTTGTCGTTTTCTTTAATTGGTCCGCTCAGAGCGTTCTGATGCACGAAAATGCTTTCCTGGCTTACATGGTCTTTAATAAAACCATAGCCTTTGGAGGTGTTAAAGAAGGTAACAGTTCCCTTTCTGATCAGGGTGGCAGGATCAACGGGCTCTTGCCGCGATACACCGATCTGAATTTCAGACTGGTCTACTACTTTCTTTTTCTTGTTCGGATCAGGAGGAGTAGAAGAGATATTTCCGAATTCATCTACATAAGCCAGCATCTCGTCCAGGTCTTTGCCGTTTCTGGAGCTGGTCTTACGCTCTTCTTTTTTCTGTTCTTTGTCCTGCCTTTTCTTCAGCTTTTTCTTTTCTTTTTCTTTTTTACTAAAAGTTTCCTGTGATCTTCCCATAAAGTTGTTTTAAATTAAATGTAGCTTTTGCTCTTTTTCAAAGGTTGAGAACCTTTATTTAGTATCGAAACAAGAAGTTTGTACCGTTACGTATCCACTTCTCAAAGAAGGTATTATCATTAAATTCGCCTGATACTAGTTCAGAGTCGGTGAATTCTTTAACAGAGCGGGATGTCATAAAACGCTGAAGCGAGTCCTGGTTGGTGGGAGACCAATCTTTACCTTTCTGTAACGCTACACACAGGTATTCACGTGTGGTGGTATCTACTATATATTTTCTATTCATACAAAGTGGTTATGTTGAGCAGGTATGGCTGTTTAGCACATTATTACCTGTAAAAAAACAGAAAAGCCTTACAGGTGTAAGGCTTTTCTGTTATGACTTATATATGAAAACTAAGCACGTTTAACATTAACCGCGTTTAGTCCTTTTCTTCCTTCTTGTAAGTCAAAAGTTACCTCGTCATTTTCTCTGATTTCATTTACAAGGCCAGATACGTGTACGAAGTACTCCTGATCTGAATTTGCTTCTTTGATAAACCCGAACCCTTTCAGGTCATTAAAGAATTTTACTGTTCCTTTATTCATGTTGATTTGTTAATTATATACCTACTACATATTTGAAGGCATATACGTTCATATTTTTTTTCAATTTACAATTAAAAGTTTACAATTCCTGCTTCTGCCACTATTATATTTTTAAGTTCATCTAATAAGCGTACTTGCTCCGGTTATAATGATAGGGAACCGCCAAAAGATTGGCAAATAACCCGTGTCATCTGCAAAATTCCGGAATGGCACCTACCCGGGCAGCTTATCTGCCGTAAAATGCTGATGCACCTTCCAAGTTAAATTAACATGTGCAGTTCTTCTGCTTCCTATATAATTATGACTGTGAAAAAAATCTTACTCAGCACTTTATTTGCACTGCTCACTGCCTTGCCGCTTGCCGCTCAGCATGAGCACCATCATAACCAGCAGCAAATGCCCGATAGCACAGCCCAACACCAGGGCCACCGCATGAATAACCAGCACGATAGCATGCAGATGCCCATGACACATGCTTTTTCACGCAACCTGCCCATGACTCGCAATGCCTCCGGTACCGGCTGGCTGCCGGATGAATCGCCTATGTACGGCCATATGTACCACCGGAGCGACTGGATGTTTATGCTGCACTACAACCTGTTCCTGCGGTATAATAACCAGGATATTTTTAAAGGAGGAAACAGAGGCGACAGCCAGTTTGATGCGCCCAACTGGTTTATGCTGATGGGGCAGCGCTTCGTAGGCAAACGAGGCTTGT contains these protein-coding regions:
- a CDS encoding GTPase, giving the protein MEPKLLFVYNAETGLFNKMTDFAHKIISPATYACSLCALTYGNFTIKQEWAAFLRQLPLRVEFIYKNDWKFSHIHNHYPLVGLHASDGSLQLLLEAEELNELKSLKQLMLRLDQVLAKAGYQL
- a CDS encoding acyl-CoA desaturase, with amino-acid sequence MSQNLKFINTTQSAFFATVRKRVDSYFKEQGISKNGNVRIWVKAAFFLLSFFTLYFFILSGSFSAWATLGMAAALGAFAAFIGFNICHDAIHGSFSGNSKINRVLSYLFYLIGANPYLWNISHNIVHHTFTNIPGHDEDIEVAPGLIRLDESEKVNRVQRYQHLYAFWLYGLASLSWVLRKDYVKFFQKQIGQHTKSHPKREYFNLFFYKILHYFLFIGLPLLLLNLNWWQAALGFLVMHLAEGMVMGLVFQLAHVVEGTAFPLPNNQGNVEEAWADHQMRTTANFAPQSSLASFLLGGLNRQIEHHLFPKVSHVHYPAISVIVKQTAQEFNLPYLESKSFWTAIQSHYKVLKKLGKEAYEKQTAGIAAINPA
- a CDS encoding beta-lactamase family protein — its product is MFLVSCSGSEEEGQSSFSFWRRGDDREKVDIPASFTEASARKMGQQLDSIFTHLHKRKGFNGTVLVTKYDQVIYKGAFGYADFYRKDSLSTETAFQLASVSKQFTAMAIMMLKEQGKLQYDDSVQQYLPDFPYKGVTIRQLLTHRSGLPNYTYFSDELWPDRKKPLTNQDVVHLMVQHQPKIFYTPNTRFDYSNTGYCLLAAIVDEASGMPFSTFLRERIFERLDMKHTFTFSDDLTAYMGKFATGHTRGRQKRTTDYLDTVLGDKGVYSTVEDLYKWDQALYTQKLVKRETLEEAFKGSRTEKKKTEDYGFGWRIKALESGDSVVYHGGLWHGYTTYLMRNKKDHSALIVLSNLPNGSLQYLKDVQRFLYPIQPDTATIKDTKPAKVASAQL
- a CDS encoding SDR family oxidoreductase — encoded protein: MQIAITGATGQLGRLVVEKLKEKTSSEHIVALVRSPQKAADLGVEAREADYNKLETLHRALASINTLLLISGSEVGQRAVQHQNVIDAAKQAGVKRIVYTSILHADTSSISLAEEHRATEAALKNSGIPYTILRNSWYTENYTGSIPGALAGGAFMGSAGEGKISSATRLDFAEAAVAVLTTEGHEGKTYELAGDEAYTLSELAAEVSRQTGTTIPYKNLSETDYAAALTGFGLPEGLAQAIAGWDAAASEGNLFDDSHQLSALLNRPTTPLSVAVADALQSNAKAE
- a CDS encoding TetR/AcrR family transcriptional regulator encodes the protein MGIAERKKRHKEELRSSILEAAWELVVQDGWQALSIRKIAEVIEYSVPVIYDHFANKEAILLELTKQGFQHLNQELIKAKAGAGSYEKQVEAMADAYWKFAFSQKAYYQVMYGLGIPSCEKVNQINELATFSELVLEPIHGLIASGNSPDTDPFLKLHTFWSMLHGLVSINMMGAEEGREDMNQMVLKDFIRGFISSMKA
- a CDS encoding YceI family protein — protein: MSTTKWSLDLSHSELGFKIKHLMISNVTGKFTQFDVEAETAGEDFAGAKVVANINPASIDTSNAQRDEHLRNADFFGVENHPNMKFVSTKVEKVDDDTFNLFGDLTIKETTKPVKLTVENNGVATDPWGNVKAGFSISGKINRKDWGINYNAALETGGVMLGEELKIQGEVQLVKQA